Genomic DNA from Salvia miltiorrhiza cultivar Shanhuang (shh) chromosome 1, IMPLAD_Smil_shh, whole genome shotgun sequence:
atttaaactgtTAAAATATACAAGCcgcttaattattttttgacaTACATGTTGTGTTATAATTTTAATGGTTAGCACGATACATTAAATTAATCATACCTCTAAAGTTTGATTTAATAGAATAGCATGAGCTATTGAGTTGAATAAATAGTTAATCTAGGTAAGAAAAGAAAGGGGGTATTTTGTTTTATTGGGCAAGAGTAGTTCAACAAAATTCGCTTTTCTCGATTTATGGAGcagtaagaaataaaaatagtatCTCCTGAGAAAATGACAGAATAATCCCGGTGTTTTGCATGAACAAACGCCCCTCCCTCCATGCAAGTCGAGTGGTAGATCTCCGGGGCAGTTTGGTCCTTTCAGCAGAAACCGACAAGCAGCTATTACGGGTCAATTCTGCGACAGTAGATGAGGGGCATTATGGGGAATTCAATCACCCCACGTGGTGTGATGCTCTGTGAAGAGCCGCAGAGACCAATGGTGGAGCCGCACTggctaaattttattttaatcccAGTTGTCAACAGTGTGTGTTTGTGTAAGTACACCGACAAATTAATCAAAGTTAAACAACCTAAGTTACACATACAGTTGTCAACGTCTGACGTGGCATCCCATTAGCTGTCGTGTCACGTGGTGTCAGAATTAAAGTACCCTGATTATTTTCCTGTTcctgttttattatttataattaaacacAGCATAAATAAACGATTTGGTGGAATAATTTATTTACCTACGGCTTTTGACTTGTTCTAATTTGctgattaatttttaatttattttttgcagtGAATTCCAACGAATGCTTGCTGACGAGGATGCAAGAAATGTCATTGGATTACCATTTTAAAGTAGAGCAAGAAGTTGGATCAGCCACTCATGCATTCTTTGGCTTCAATGGTATGCTTTGCTTTAATTGTGAATTGTGATTGAAGCATCAAATTACCTTTCCTTGTTCTATTAACTAACAATATTTAAAGTTGGGATTTTTCTAATTGGCAATTAAGCcccttttattttaatattcttgCTCAACTAGTTGAGttatttaaaaaagaaacaTACATGTAATGTAAGAGAAAACATGCAGCCTACAGGATTTATTATGATGATAACAAATGATGCCATCACAAATGTGGTCTCTTCCTTTGCTACTAAGTGACATCATTTGCTACAAAAACAACACTTTCCCGTGATGATTTTGATAGCAAATGGTTCTAGTAAGTGTCTAGATCACGGTCGTGCTAATGATGTGGCAATGTCACAGGAACCGGAGGGATATGGAGGATCGCGGCCATAAACGAGGCCGGGGGGTGGAAGGACAGGACCACTGTGGAAGACATGGACCTTGCTGTTAGGGCTGGTCTCAAGGGCTGGAAATTTCTCTACTTAGGAGACCTCCAAGTACATTTTCTATACTTATAATATCTCCTTTTTTGGTTAATGTTGGAGCTACCTAAAActcgtgtttttttttttttacaataggTGAAGAGTGAACTCCCTAGTACTTTCAAAGCATTCAGATTCCAGCAGCATAGGTGGTCTTGTGGCCCTGCCAATTTGTTCAGGAAAATGGCGGTGGACATTGCAACAAACAAGGTTAGTTTAGTTCAACAAtgtctctttttcatattttcctAGCCTTTTAAAAGATAACAAGAAACTGTTTGTTTGAGAATGTAATGAAAAACTTATTGTCATTCCTTTGTGCAGAAAGTCACTCTGTACAAGAAGTTCTATGTGATCTACAGCTTCTTCTTTGTCCGAAAGATCATAGCCCATATGTTCACCTTCTTCTTCTACTGCGTTGTTCTGCCATTGTCAATCCTCGTCCCAGAAGTCTACGTTCCTAAATGGGGAGCTATCTATGTCCCCTGCATCATAACAGCCCTCAACTCAGTCGGAACTCCAAGGTACACATTCTAATACAAGTCAAGTTAACCAGTATGGCAACCTTGTACTGAGGATCAAAATGACTAAAACCTATTCTTTTAGGTCATTCCATCTGCTGTTCTATTGGGTGCTGTTTGAGAATGTGATGTCGTTCCATCGCACAAAGGCCACATTGATCGGTCTCTTGGAGGCTGCGAGAGTGAATGAATGGGTGGTGACCGAGAAACTCGGAGATACACTCAAGAACAACAAAATAAGTAACAAAATCGCATCTAAAATATCCCTATCAAAGTTGCTAGGAGATAGGTAAGAATCTTTGTCATTTGAAGCAATCAAACATTTGATTTGCAAGAACAAAAATGGTGACAAAACGGTTTTTGTGTGTTGTTGTTTCTGTCAGGATCAACCTACACGAGCTCGGATTTGCAGTGTTTCTATTTATCTGTGGATGCTACGACTTCATGTATGGGAAGAACTGCTACTTCATATACCTATTCCTTCAAGTCATCACCTTCACAATTGCGGGACTCGGATACGTTGGCACCATTGTTTAACGGCATTTCTTGGCAGAGTATGATGATGATCTCTCTGCCTCACATTTATGTATTTGTATCcctacacaaaaaaaaaatgtacacAAGATTGCTTGCTCTGTTTTGGTTGCATCAAAAGAGAATCACAAGGGCTGGAATTCGCCCGCGATTTCTGTCAGCAAATATTGACAGAGAAAAGCACAGAAAATATAAGCATGAGAGCATGTTATACAGTTGAAGAAACAAAGGTTGAAGGAGCATAAGTATCATAAATATTAGGCTAGGAATAATATTGTTTCCTTTTGATTTTCTTTAGCTTATAGTGGTTGTAGTTGTGTGACATTGTATTTCATTTTAGTCGGTTAaa
This window encodes:
- the LOC131020358 gene encoding glucomannan 4-beta-mannosyltransferase 2-like, which codes for MAEISGKNFIPESFQGYTPDIAGQIGLLWELIKAPLIVPLLTICVYICLAMSIMVFMERLYMGVVIILVKLFWRKPEKRYKFEPMKDDLESGNATYPLVLVQIPMFNEKEVYKISIGAACNLSWPADRLVIQVLDDSTDLVVKDMVERECIRWASKGINIRYQIRESRGGYKAGALKEGLKRDYVKACEYVVIFDADFRPDPDFLRRSVPFLIHNPDIALVQARWRFVNSNECLLTRMQEMSLDYHFKVEQEVGSATHAFFGFNGTGGIWRIAAINEAGGWKDRTTVEDMDLAVRAGLKGWKFLYLGDLQVKSELPSTFKAFRFQQHRWSCGPANLFRKMAVDIATNKKVTLYKKFYVIYSFFFVRKIIAHMFTFFFYCVVLPLSILVPEVYVPKWGAIYVPCIITALNSVGTPRSFHLLFYWVLFENVMSFHRTKATLIGLLEAARVNEWVVTEKLGDTLKNNKISNKIASKISLSKLLGDRINLHELGFAVFLFICGCYDFMYGKNCYFIYLFLQVITFTIAGLGYVGTIV